In the genome of Pontibacter actiniarum, the window AGCAGGTAAGTCTCCACAGCCAGGGCAAAGGCACAGCACGAGATAAAGACGCTGCTGTACAGCAGCCCCTCCAGCAGCCGGTACGGGCGGTGCCGCACGCTTTTCTCGCCAATGCTTTTGTTCGCTTCCATCCTACCTTGCAATTACGCAACAATTCTGCGCCCAATCAAACGCAGCCACACCTGACGTCTAAAAACAAGAAAGCCCGGCACAGGAAATCCCACGCCAGGCTTAACAGGAAAAGTAAGTTTATTAGAGTGCCTTCTCGCGTTGGCTAGGCTCTCCAAAAGTAGTGTTGTACAGCTCAATGCTCTCCTGTATGATTTTGTAAGCGTGCTCACGCCCCAGGAACTGCTCCACGATCACCTCTTTGTTCTCCAGCTTCTTATAGTCTTCGAAGAAGCGGCGCATCTCCAGCAGGGTGTGCGGCGGCAATTCTGAGATATCGTTGATGTGGCGCACCGACATGTCATTGTAGGCTACGGCAATGATTTTATCATCCTCTTCATTATTGTCGATCATCTGCATCACCCCGATCACTTTCGCATCGATCAGGCACATAGGCTGTACGTCGATGGAGCAGATCACCAGGATATCCAGGGGGTCTTTGTCGTCGCAGTATGTTTGAGGGATAAAGCCGTAGTTGGCCGGGTAGTTCACGGAAGAAAAAAGCACGCGGTCCAGCTTCAGCATACCGCTTTCCTTATCTAACTCATACTTTGCTTTCGATCCTTTCGGAATTTCAATGATAGCTGTTACCACCTCTGGCGACATTTCGCCGTAGCTCACGCTATGCCATGGATTGTTGTTGTCCATATTTTCCATATTCATCTTTAAGTTATAAACGCGCCGTCAACTATTGATCTTCTTCAGGCGCTATGGTTCTTTTATTTCATGTATACTTGTAAAGGTTCGCCCACGCTGCCGTTGGGCTCCTGAATGTACAGCCAGTAAGCGATAGTGGCGGCAATATCAGACACCTCGGCTTCAGCGCTGCTTTCCCCCTGCGGCACATTCCAACCGTACCAGACGAGCGGCACGTGCGTATCGTAGTTTGCGTATGAGCCGTGTGTGGAGCCTGTGTTTCCGTACCCTTCAAACCAGGCCGGCTCCAGCACCAGTATAACGTCTCCGGAGCGTTTGGCACTGTAGCCGTTCTCTACGCGCGACATCATTCCTTTTTCCCAGTTGGTGCGCTGCAGGGCAGTGGCTGTTACGGTTTTCATCACGCCGTTCAGCCCCTGCAAATAAGCTGCCACCTGCTGCTGCACCTCTTCCAGGTTCAGCTTTTTGCCTGCTATCAGCTCATGGTTCAGGTACACCTGCTGATTGCTGTAGCGCTGCACCCAATTGCCTTTGCCGTACTGCCTGGTCATAAAGCCGCTCAGCGAGTCGCGCACCGTCTTGGAGAAGCTGAGCCCGGTCGGCACTTTCATTTCTTCCAAAAAGGCGGGCACGTGCGCCCCGCCGTGGTCGGCCGTCAGGAAGAAGAGCACTTCTCCTTTGCCAACCTCGTTTTCGATTTGGCTGATCAGTTCCGCCATCTCCCGATCGAGGCGCAGAAACACGTCCTCTGCCTCAACGGAGTTAGGGCCGAAGGTGTGGCCTACGTAATCTGTCGAAGAGAAGCTAACCGTCAGGAAGTCGGTGATGTCGTCTTTCCCAAGCTCCTCACCACGCAGTGCCGCCAAGGCAAAGTCTTTGGTGATGGTGTTGCCTGCCGGTATGGAGCGAATCAGCTCATATTCCTCCCCGCGAAGCGCCGGAATGTTGTGCGGGAACACCGGCTTCTCTTCATTCTGCAGCGTTCCTTCCCACGGCACATCGTCCGCAGTGCTTTCCGTGTACTGCTCAATCGGCAGCAGTGTTTCCCAAGGCTGGCTAAGGTACTGGTCTGCCAGCTTTTTATCGTTAAACTCCCGTACCCAGGCCGGCAGATCCTCGCGGTAGAACGTACTGGTGATCCAGTTGCCGCTCGGCGAGTCGAACCAGTAGGCGGCATTCGCCAAGTGGCCTGCCGGAAGTATGGAGCCCCTGTCTTTCAGCGCCACCCCGATTACCTTGGCTCCTTTGTTGGTTGCCAGTCGCAGTTCGTCGGTGATGGTGGTCGTTTTCAGGTTGGCCGGCGACATCTGACCCGCCGTGGAGCTGCTCCCCACCGTTTGCACGGTATTGTCTTCTACACAATATACAACTTTATTCTGATCGCGGTCATACCAGCTGTTGCCGATGATGCCGTTAATGGCCGGCACGCTTCCGGTATAGATAGAAGCATGGCCAGGCGCCGTGTAGGTCGGCACGTAGTTGTAGTGCGTGTTTCTAAAGCTAAACCCTTCTGACAGCAGCTTCTTGAAGCCATCGTTGCCGTACTTGCTCCAGTAGCGGTACAGGTAGTCGTAGCGCATTTGGTCTACCACAATGCCTACAACCAGCTTTGGCCGCTGAAACACCGGTTGGTTATTTGTGGCTGCAGCCGCCGGTGTTTTTGTAGAGGAGGAGTTTTGGGTGGCTCCGGCACAGGCGCCTAACAGCAGCAAGCTTGCCGCCGCCGTTTTTGCCCATGCTACATGCTTCAAAAGGGTCATATATTTCATGTTACTGTAGTTCGCTTGCTACAAATATAACAAGTACACTTTACTAATGCCGTTTGTGTTGCACGATAACCTGTTCTTTACCTTTTAATAACCTACTGGCGAACAGGCAGCCGTAAAAAACAAGCAGCGCCCACCTGTGGTGATGGGCGCTGCTCCTGTGCTTTTCTTTCTTGTTATTTTGCAGCCAAAGCTTCGGCACCACCCACGATTTCGAGGATCTCTTTGGTGATGGCCGCCTGACGCGTCCTGTTGTAGGTCAGTTTCAGCTGCTTCAGTAGCTCGCCGGCGTTTTCCGTCGCTTTGTCCATGGCGGTCATTCGGGCTCCATGCTCAGAGGCATTGGACTCCAGCACGGCCTTGTACACCTGGATCTTCAGCGATTTCGGGATCAGCTCCTCAATGATCTGCTCCTTCGACGGCTCAAAGGTGTAGTCGATCAGCAGCGTAGCCGCGTCAACTTCCTCGGCCGGCTTCTCCTCAATAGGCAGGAACTGCTCCTGGCGCACGATCTGCGTAGCCACGTTTTTGAACTCGTTGTACACAATGTCCACCTGGTCAAACTCGCCTGCCACAAAACCGGCCATGGCACGCTCTGCAGCGGCACGCACCGTGTCGAAAGACAGGTTAGCGAAGGAGTTGCTGTAGTCGCCGATTACGTTGAAGCCTCTCTTGCGGAAGGCATCAAAGCCCTTGCGGCCGATCGTCAGGATGGTTACCCTCCCGGCATCGTACTGGCTCTTATACTTGCCATTGACCAACGCCATCACCCCTTTTACAATGTTGGAGTTAAAGGCACCGGCCAGACCACGGTCAGAGGTTATGGCAATAAGTAAGACGCTGTTTACTTCCCGCTTCTCGGCGTACACGTTTGTTACAGCACCCTCTGCCATAGAAGACAGGTTTGTCAGGATGCCGCTCAGGCGCTGGGCGTAAGGGCGCATACGCATGATGCTATCCTGCGCGCGTCTTAGCTTGGCAGCCGACACCATTTTCATGGCTTTCGTGATTTGCTGCGTCGATGAGATCGATGTAATGCGGCCTCTAACCTCTTTTAAACTTGCCATATTATGTTGCTATGAGCAAAAGCTGGAGGTTAAAGACAGTTATCTCTACCCTCCAGCCTCTATACTTAAAGTCTATTTGTTGTACTTCGCAGAAGTTTCCTTCGCCACCTGCTTGATTGCAGCAGTTGTTTCGTCATCCAGCTTACCAGCTCTCAGCGCGTTCAGGGCGCCTGCATGCTGTGCACGCAACGTGCGCAGGAAGTCTTTCTCGAAGTTTCTTACTTCTGTTACCGGAACTGCATCCAGAAGGCCGTTGGTAGCGGCGTAGATAGTGGCTACCTGCTCCTCTACCGGCACTGGTGAGTACTGTGCCTGCTTCAGGATCTCCAGGTTACGACGGCCACGCTCAATTGTCAGCTTAGTGGCAGCGTCCAGGTCAGAGCCGAACTTCGCAAAAGCTTCCAGTTCGCGGAACTGCGCCTGGTCCAGCTTCAGGGTACCGGCTACTTTCTTCATCGACTTGATCTGAGCCGAGCCACCCACGCGTGATACCGAGATACCTACGTTAATGGCCGGACGGATACCTGCGTTGAAGAGGTTCGTCTCCAGGAAGATCTGACCATCCGTAATCGAAATTACGTTTGTTGGGATATAGGCAGAAACGTCACCAGCCTGTGTCTCGATGATTGGAAGGGCCGTTAGGGAGCCACCGCCTTTCACCAGGTGCTTGATAGAATCTGGCAGGTCGTTCATGTTCTGAGCAATCTCATCCGACGCGTTGATTTTCGCAGCGCGCTCCAGCAAGCGGGAGTGCAGGTAGAAAACGTCACCTGGATAAGCCTCACGCCCCGGTGGGCGACGCAGCAGCAGAGACACCTCACGGTAGGCTACCGCTTGCTTCGAAAGGTCGTCATAAACCACCAGTGCAGGACGGCCCGTGTCACGGAAGAACTCGCCAATGGCAGCACCCGTAAACGGCGCGAAGAACTGCATTGGAGCAGGGTCAGCGGCAGAAGCGGCTACAACTACGGTGTAATCCATCGCACCACCTTCTGTCAGGGCTTTCACTACCTGCGCCACAGTAGAGGCTTTCTGGCCAATCGCCACGTAGATACAGAAAACAGGCTCGCCTCTTTCGAAGAACTCGCGCTGGTTCAGGATAGTATCGATTGCAACCGCAGTCTTACCTGTCTGGCGGTCGCCGATAATCAACTCACGCTGACCACGGCCGATCGGAATCATAGAGTCGATCGCCTTGATACCAGTTTGCATTGGCTCGTTTACCGGCTGGCGGTAGATAACGCCCGGTGCTTTACGCTCCAGTGGCATTTCGTACAGCTCTCCGGCAATAGGGCCTTTACCGTCGATCGGCAGGCCCAGTGTGTTTACCACACGTCCTATAATGCCATCGCCTACTTTGATAGAGGCAATGCGGTTTGTTCTTTTTACAGTGGCGCCCTCTTTGATCTCGCTGTAGTCGCCGAGCAATACGGCACCTACGTTGTCCTCTTCCAGGTTCAGAACGAGTGCCTGCAGACCATTCTCAAACTCTAAAAGCTCACCAGACTGAGCCTTGGAAAGGCCATAGATACGAGCGACACCGTCACCCACTTGCAGTACAGTACCTACTTCTTCCAGTTCCGCTTCGGTACGGAAGTTAGATAACTGTTCTCTTAATATGGCTGATACTTCGTCAGGTCTTACTTCTGCCATGATTATAGTTGATTAATATATGGGTTGTCTTTAAATTGATTTCTCAGCTTGCGAAGGCTGTTCTTCACAGAGCTGTCGATTTGTTGATCTCCTACACGCAGCACAAATCCGCCGATCAGGCTAGGGTCTACGCGCTCGATCAGTTCTATGCGCTTGCCAGTCTGAGCCACCAGCTTTTGGCCTAGCTCATCGCGCAGGGCCGGGGTAAGCGGAGCAGCCGAAACGACCTCAGCCGTTTGGATGCCCTGCAGCTCTCTGTACTGATCCTGGAAGGAGGTAGCCACCGCCTCCAGAATAGACTCGCGGTTTTTGCGGGCAATCAGGTTAAAGAAAGCTAACGTCAGCTCCTGCACCTTGCCTTTGAAAACGGCATTTATCACGGACAGCTTTTTGTCCGATTTGACAATCGGGTTCTCCAGCAGCAGTTTGAAATCGCGGTTCTGAGAAACTACCTGCGTGAACAGCTGCATATCTGCATTTACCTGCTCCAGCACTTGCTTCTCATTCGCCAGCTCAATCAGCGACTTCGCGTACCTGGAAGCAACTCTAATATCTGACATAGTGCTTGTTTATAATGGAGCGGCGCGCCGGGGCAGGCCGCATTCATTCTTTGTTAGTTTAGCGTTACTTCACGAATGTAATCCTGCGCCAGTGTCTGCTGGGCAGACTTGTCGCTCAGCTCTCTTCTCAGGATTTGCTCAGCAATCTCCAGCGACAGCGTTGCGGCCATGTTCTTCACCTCCGTGATGGCAGCACGCTTTTCGTTCTCGATCGCCTCACGCGCATTGGCGATCATACGCGTACCTTCTTCGTTAGCCTTCTGCTTGGCTGTCTCCACGATGCTGTTGCCAGCCTCTGTAGCCTCCTGCAAAATTTTGTCGCGCTCCATGCGGGCCTCAGCCAAAAGCTTTTCGTTGTCGGCTTTCAGCGCCTGCATCTCCAGCTTCGCTTTCTCGGCTGCGCTCAGGGCGTTCTCGATAGAAGACTCACGCTCGTGCAGCGCGTTCATAATCGGCTTCCACGCAAATTTACCAAGCAGGAACAGAACGATCAGGAACGTTACCGTCTGCCAGAAAAGTAGACCTATACCAGGGGTTACTAATTCCATTGTTTATGAAGGTTGAATACTAGTTTCTTTCTTTGAGCGGCCACCCTGGCCGCTTTTAACTATAACTGAACTATGGGTTAATCTCACCGTCTGGGCCATGCGCCCAGACGTGAGATCAATAAGCATGTTAGCTTTGTTACCTTAAGATAAGATAATTAAGCAATAGCGATCAGAAGACACACTACCACACCGAACAGGGTTACACCCTCGATAAGTGCAGAAGAGATGATCATGGCAGTCTGGATTTTGCCACCAGCCTCTGGCTGACGAGCAATAGATTCCATAGCTGAACCACCGATGCGACCGATACCAAGACCAGCGCCCAGGGCAACTAGACCTGCACCGATACCGGCACCCATGATACCAAGACCAGCGCCTTCAGAAACAGCTTGAAGCAAGATTGCTAACAACATAGTTATAGTTATATATAGTTAAAAAAATAAAATTCTGATTAATGATGATCCTCTGCGTGATCGTGCTCTTCTACCGCCCCGCCGAAGTACATGGCAGAAAGCAGCGTAAAGATATAAGCCTGCAGCAGCGCCACGAACAACTCCAGGAAGTTCATAAAGGTCGCGAATGCCACGCTAAGCGGCCCCACGGCCACACTTCTAAAGATAAAGATCAAACTGAACAGCGACAGGATGATAATGTGCCCCGCCGTAATGTTGGCAAAAAGACGAACCATCAGGGAGAATGGCTTTGTCAGGATACCGATTAACTCTACCGGGATCATGATCGGGGCAAGCCATGTAGGCACGCCCGGCGTCGCGAAGATGTGCTTCCAGTAGCTTTTGTTACCGCTAAACACAGTGATAAGCAGGGTGATCAGGGCCAGCACCAGCGTTACTGCAATGTTTCCGGTTAAGTTGGCACCACCCGGCATTAGGCCCAGGAGGTTGTTAAACCAGATAAAGAAGAACACGGTGAGCAGGTACGGCATGTAACGCTCATACTTAGGGCCAATGTTCGCCTTGGCAATCTCATCACGGATAAAGATGATGATCGGCTCAAAGAAGGACTGAATACCGCTAGGAGCGCTTTTCGGATTGTTTTTGTAACGGCCTGCGATAACAAAGAAGATTATCAGCAGCAGGGCCACACTAATAAACATGGAGGCCACGTTCTTAGTGATAGAGAAATCATACAGCGCGGCGTGATCCTCTACTGGCTCACCAGCCTCATCCACTCGCACGATATGCCCATGCTCCATCGCATACCCGTTGTACGGCTGTCTTTCGTGAAACTCATCATAGAAGTTCCCGGAAGAAAAAACCTTCAATTCGCCATTATCCACCAGTATAACAGGCAGGTACAGAACTGCACCTTCAGCAAATTCCCAGATATAATCATCCGCAATGTGGTGCGTGATCATTTCACCTGGCTGAAACACTTCACCTTCAGCCGGCGCCTTAGCAGAAGCAGTCAGCGTCAGGAGGGAAAACAATAGAACGAATAACCTCTTCATTAATAATGATTTAGGAGCAAGATTTTACAGACAGAACCTACCGTTA includes:
- a CDS encoding inorganic diphosphatase; translation: MNMENMDNNNPWHSVSYGEMSPEVVTAIIEIPKGSKAKYELDKESGMLKLDRVLFSSVNYPANYGFIPQTYCDDKDPLDILVICSIDVQPMCLIDAKVIGVMQMIDNNEEDDKIIAVAYNDMSVRHINDISELPPHTLLEMRRFFEDYKKLENKEVIVEQFLGREHAYKIIQESIELYNTTFGEPSQREKAL
- the pafA gene encoding alkaline phosphatase PafA, with amino-acid sequence MTLLKHVAWAKTAAASLLLLGACAGATQNSSSTKTPAAAATNNQPVFQRPKLVVGIVVDQMRYDYLYRYWSKYGNDGFKKLLSEGFSFRNTHYNYVPTYTAPGHASIYTGSVPAINGIIGNSWYDRDQNKVVYCVEDNTVQTVGSSSTAGQMSPANLKTTTITDELRLATNKGAKVIGVALKDRGSILPAGHLANAAYWFDSPSGNWITSTFYREDLPAWVREFNDKKLADQYLSQPWETLLPIEQYTESTADDVPWEGTLQNEEKPVFPHNIPALRGEEYELIRSIPAGNTITKDFALAALRGEELGKDDITDFLTVSFSSTDYVGHTFGPNSVEAEDVFLRLDREMAELISQIENEVGKGEVLFFLTADHGGAHVPAFLEEMKVPTGLSFSKTVRDSLSGFMTRQYGKGNWVQRYSNQQVYLNHELIAGKKLNLEEVQQQVAAYLQGLNGVMKTVTATALQRTNWEKGMMSRVENGYSAKRSGDVILVLEPAWFEGYGNTGSTHGSYANYDTHVPLVWYGWNVPQGESSAEAEVSDIAATIAYWLYIQEPNGSVGEPLQVYMK
- the atpG gene encoding ATP synthase F1 subunit gamma; the encoded protein is MASLKEVRGRITSISSTQQITKAMKMVSAAKLRRAQDSIMRMRPYAQRLSGILTNLSSMAEGAVTNVYAEKREVNSVLLIAITSDRGLAGAFNSNIVKGVMALVNGKYKSQYDAGRVTILTIGRKGFDAFRKRGFNVIGDYSNSFANLSFDTVRAAAERAMAGFVAGEFDQVDIVYNEFKNVATQIVRQEQFLPIEEKPAEEVDAATLLIDYTFEPSKEQIIEELIPKSLKIQVYKAVLESNASEHGARMTAMDKATENAGELLKQLKLTYNRTRQAAITKEILEIVGGAEALAAK
- the atpA gene encoding F0F1 ATP synthase subunit alpha, producing MAEVRPDEVSAILREQLSNFRTEAELEEVGTVLQVGDGVARIYGLSKAQSGELLEFENGLQALVLNLEEDNVGAVLLGDYSEIKEGATVKRTNRIASIKVGDGIIGRVVNTLGLPIDGKGPIAGELYEMPLERKAPGVIYRQPVNEPMQTGIKAIDSMIPIGRGQRELIIGDRQTGKTAVAIDTILNQREFFERGEPVFCIYVAIGQKASTVAQVVKALTEGGAMDYTVVVAASAADPAPMQFFAPFTGAAIGEFFRDTGRPALVVYDDLSKQAVAYREVSLLLRRPPGREAYPGDVFYLHSRLLERAAKINASDEIAQNMNDLPDSIKHLVKGGGSLTALPIIETQAGDVSAYIPTNVISITDGQIFLETNLFNAGIRPAINVGISVSRVGGSAQIKSMKKVAGTLKLDQAQFRELEAFAKFGSDLDAATKLTIERGRRNLEILKQAQYSPVPVEEQVATIYAATNGLLDAVPVTEVRNFEKDFLRTLRAQHAGALNALRAGKLDDETTAAIKQVAKETSAKYNK
- the atpH gene encoding ATP synthase F1 subunit delta — encoded protein: MSDIRVASRYAKSLIELANEKQVLEQVNADMQLFTQVVSQNRDFKLLLENPIVKSDKKLSVINAVFKGKVQELTLAFFNLIARKNRESILEAVATSFQDQYRELQGIQTAEVVSAAPLTPALRDELGQKLVAQTGKRIELIERVDPSLIGGFVLRVGDQQIDSSVKNSLRKLRNQFKDNPYINQL
- a CDS encoding F0F1 ATP synthase subunit B — encoded protein: MELVTPGIGLLFWQTVTFLIVLFLLGKFAWKPIMNALHERESSIENALSAAEKAKLEMQALKADNEKLLAEARMERDKILQEATEAGNSIVETAKQKANEEGTRMIANAREAIENEKRAAITEVKNMAATLSLEIAEQILRRELSDKSAQQTLAQDYIREVTLN
- the atpE gene encoding ATP synthase F0 subunit C; its protein translation is MLLAILLQAVSEGAGLGIMGAGIGAGLVALGAGLGIGRIGGSAMESIARQPEAGGKIQTAMIISSALIEGVTLFGVVVCLLIAIA
- the atpB gene encoding F0F1 ATP synthase subunit A, which gives rise to MKRLFVLLFSLLTLTASAKAPAEGEVFQPGEMITHHIADDYIWEFAEGAVLYLPVILVDNGELKVFSSGNFYDEFHERQPYNGYAMEHGHIVRVDEAGEPVEDHAALYDFSITKNVASMFISVALLLIIFFVIAGRYKNNPKSAPSGIQSFFEPIIIFIRDEIAKANIGPKYERYMPYLLTVFFFIWFNNLLGLMPGGANLTGNIAVTLVLALITLLITVFSGNKSYWKHIFATPGVPTWLAPIMIPVELIGILTKPFSLMVRLFANITAGHIIILSLFSLIFIFRSVAVGPLSVAFATFMNFLELFVALLQAYIFTLLSAMYFGGAVEEHDHAEDHH